The Raphanus sativus cultivar WK10039 chromosome 2, ASM80110v3, whole genome shotgun sequence DNA segment ACTCTTGAAACTGTTGTTTCTTGATGTCAAGCGGCTAAAGGAGCCAACTTCAAGACCCATGGCCACAATAAAGCGAGAGGTGACACTTccttataaaaaatattcaatatagAAATCTGCTGCACACACCAACAAAGATCAGTATCAGCCTTAAATTCATTAAACAAAACTGTCGGCATATTAATATATTCACATACCAACCAAATATAAGTACAACTACCTTGTGGGCATTAAACACAAAAACACGTTCTTGGCGTTAAAATGATCAGAGTATAATAACTCTTCGTATTCTCTCTACCAGGAGATAGAAGAAGacttttaaagaataaaaaaattgtgtacAAAACGGGACGAGAGATATGAATATGATTAACATAGGTTGAAGAAGACtcttatatataatgttgaGTAGTGTGGGAAGTTGAAGACTAGTAAAAAAGGTCTTCGTCGTCTAACAAAATCGTTGAATGTCAAATACTATGACGGAAGATTCAAACTTGGTGTGTCTGAGAAAGTTGAacatttgaataatattttactgaAAAGAGAATGGTAGGCttgttacaaagaaaaaaaaaaagaatggtaGGCTAGTGAAGGTAACTTCATGGAAGTTATTGAAGAAAAGGACTATACAGATGACATAACCTATGACATTATCATTTAATGTAAGtaattaattttgatatttctGAGTTTGATTTTTCCGGATAGCGATAACTGTCAAGTAACAACTGGTCTGGTCATTAAGACGGTCTTAAATGTGTTGGGTATATTCATAGTTTGTCAAACGCGTGCGCGTAACGCATACGTTTGTTTTGAGTGCATGTGGTTTCTATTGCACCTGTTAATCTGTGACCATTGAACTTTCCTGAATTTGAAGTAATGAAGTCTTTATGAGCGAAAGTCGTCCAAACATTTGAGGAGGACTCCACTGTAGTAGCTCCATGACTTTTGACTTCATATTTCCATTCCCACACGTAAGGGATTATTAATGGGCCGTATTTGGGCCGAAATAGTTTCGGTTAATAAATGGACTGGGCTTTATAGTCAAATTGGGCGCGCACCTAGTTTTAATATCATTGGTTTACAATTTAATAGAAAACCTATACCTCTCGGAGAAGcccaagcaaaaaaaaaacggaaaaaagagagaaagcaTATCGGAGAAGACGACGGAGAAGCTTGTGAGAGGAGGAGATGTCGACGATCTACGTGCTAGAGCCACCGACGAAGGGAAAGGTCATCGTGAATACAACTCATGGCCCAATCGACATCGAGCTATGGCCTAAGGAAGCCCCCAAATCAGTGCGGAACTTCGTTCAGCTCTGCCTCGAGGGTTACTTCGACGACACCATCTTCCACCGTGTTATTCCCGGGTTCCTCGTCCAAGGCGGAGATCCCACCGGCTCCGGCACAGGTAAAATTGTCCCAGAAAATCCTCTGATTAAGGTCTTAGGGTTTAGTATGTACGAACGAGTTCGATTAGGTTTTTGAATGTTGTGAGTGATGTGTAAACAGGTGGAGAGAGTATATACGGAGGTGTATTTGCGGATGAGTTTCATTCGAGGCTGAGATTCAACCACCGTGGGATTGTGGCTATGGCTAATGAGAGCTCGCCGAATACTAATGGAAGTCAGTTCTTTTTCACTTTGGATAAGTGTGATTGGCTTGATAAGAAGCACACTATCTTTGGAAAggtaaaaataattagtttttgtttgtttgtttgttctgCTTGATAAGTTCTTGATCATGTTCTTATATAGGTTACAGGTGATTCAATCTTCAATCTTCTGAGACTAGGAGAGATTGACACTGGTAAAGATGATCGTCCCCTGGATCCTGCCCCCAAAATTTTATCTGTTGAGGTAAAGATTTCTTACAAGTTAAAATCCTGATACATAAGACAATGTTGGTCGAGGATGTTCTTATGATAGATACTCTTGAGTTTGTCAGCCTTgtgattttcttgtttttctatACGTTAGGTTTTGTGGAACCCTTTCGAAGATATTGTTCCTAGAGTGCTAGCAAAGACATCGAATGCTGTTGCTGAAGTGAAGGAACCCCCAAAGAAGCCTGTCAAGTAAGATGTTATCCATGGAAAATCGATAGTTTACTCTATCTTTGCTTTGGCTGTTCGTtgagtttattttttcttttgctgtCAATCAGGAAATTGAATTTACTGTCATTCGGAGAAGAAGCTGAGGAAGAGGAGAAGGAACTTGCAGCTGTAAAGCAAAAGATTAAGAGCAGTCATGACGTGTTGAACGATCCTCGACTATTGAAGGCAGAAGCTACAAATACAGAACGGGtaatcatacttttttttttctggcgTTTTTTCCCTTTTGTTTATTCCTCTCTTCTGTGTGAAAGTCTAAGGCTAATCAGTATGTATCTATTGCGACTTAACTATATTTATTATCCTCCTGGTTCTTACATTTCATGTGATGAAACTTACCGTTCCTAACTGTGTTTCTGTGTAACTGCCTAGCAGTTTATCATAGGCATCAGATGAAAACTGaaactttttctttatttgtgtCTTTGTTTGACTTAACAAGAAATTCAGTCTTTCTGATGTATATTAAAAACTTCTTTTACATTTCAGAATGCACCTGACTCGAAGGAGTTGCTATCTGTGCGGGAAGCTCTGGGTTCTAAGAAAGAAAGCGCTCAAAAAGAGAAAAGCTGGCCTGTATCCGATCCAGTTGGACATagtgatgatgacgatgatgatggaGATGAGACTAAGTTTGATGCAAAGATGAGGAATCAAGTGCTTAGCAGAAGGAAAGAGATGGGAGATATTCCTCCAAAACCGACTCAGAAAAAAAGTAATTAGTTTTTCCATCTCAATGCTGAAATATTGAACTTATGATTTGTATAATAAAAGTTCAAACCAACTCATATCTGTGCCTAGGGTTGCTTCTAACGAAATCATAATAAAAGTTTAAACTTATCACACGGTTTGATGCTTCTATGGTTGGCGCCAAGTATTCCCAGATAGGAATGTTGTACAGCTCTCTCTCTGTTCCTCCGTATTGTTTATATTATCTCTAGTTATTTCTGTACATATTAATTAGATTTCCTTGTGGTTGTCCTCTTAACAGAGAGCTCTAGTGTGAAAGCCCCGGAAGAATCTACCAAAAGGTAATGACACCACAGTTAAACCCTATCGTCTGTTACAAGTCTACACGCCTTTGTGTGTTTAGGTTGGGAAACCAAATGAGTTTGCTTTCCCAGGGATTTATGTTTGAATCTATTTTACTTTAATTCATGTTGTCATAACCAGTAACACAAGTCAATGACTTATTAGTTATTATGCTATTTACAGGTCTGATGTTGAAAGTAGTGAAGATGAGAAACCGAAGATGGAAAAGTTATCACTGAAGAAAAAGGGAATAGGTTCAGAAGCCAAAGCCGAACGGTTGGAAAATGGAGACGCTGATTTACAGCTTTACAACGCTTCTGAACGCGCCCGACAGCTACACAAGTTGAAGAAGCGCAGAATGCAAGGAAACGAGGATGCTGTAAGTTGTTTAGAAGAGCTTCGagcttaaattttaaattatcttttctTAGTGAATCTTTACCCTCCTTTGCTCACTGACTAAATCCGTGTGTGACTGATTATATTCCCGAAAAGTAATTTCTAAATTTGTCAAAGAAAAGTCTCAGAAGATAGTTTCGTTAACTTATCATTGTGTTTTCCTCTTGTTCTCAGGTGTTGGCGAAACTCGAGAAATTTAAGCAGTCCATTTCCGCAAAACCGTTTGGCTCGAGTAGTAGTGAACCAGGAGGAGGCAATATAGAGGAGGAAGATGTCTCTGATTGGAAGAAAGTAAAGCTCAAGTTTGCACCCGAGCATGGCAAGGTAAATCTCTAAGGTTCCATCTCACCTGAGAGTGAGGTTCTAGTGGATGTAGTACTATACTACTTTCGTTCAAACTCTTTAGTTAACATTAAAATCGAAAAATCCAGTAGTTCATAGGATATGGCATGCAAATAACGAGTATTTGTTTCAGAAGCTTGAGCCATATgtataatgtttattttatgtCCTATCCTGAAAAAGTGAAGCTATCTTGCAGTCTCGCAAGGATGATCCAGATGCGTACGTTGTGGTTGACCCTCTTCTCGAAAAGGGAAAGGAAAAGTTCAACAGAATGCAAGCCAAACAAAAACGAAAGGAACGAGAATGGTCAGGAAAGTCTCTTGCCTGAATGTTGGAACAATCTGAATTCGACCACCATCAAAGGCTGAATCAAAATTTGGAGGTTAGACACCTTTCAGATGCAATACATGTACTACTTTTTGGTTGTCTGAAAACTTATTCAATTTCCTcactttaaaaaatcaaatctgtGATAGAACGTGTCTGTAGAAAGAATCTGGCATTGTCTTGCTATTAAAAGTGATGTTTCATAGTTCACGGCTGGTGTCGTCATTGGCTCTTTGCTAATAAACTAGTAATAAAAAGAACTTGTTGAGTTGGCATTACCTCAAACGTCACGTAAAAATACAACGCGactgaagaagaaaccaaaacatcttttatttaactctcttttctctcaattgtttttttctctgtCTTCACGAGCTCATTTTGTATCCTTCTCAAAAACCCCTTCTTGTTgtcttttctttgtttgatatacAAAACTAATTACCATGATATGTTGGTATAACATAAACTCATTACTCTTTTCTTTAATGCAGCATGGTTGTTCGTTGCTTTACAGAGAATGAACCAAAGAGTTATTCCTAGGTTGCAGTTGCAGATAATAGTGTTACATGTTTATACATAAACAATGCTGCCTACTTATGAATAGTGAATCTCCTGCACTCGCATGTGCAACATTCAATTCCGCAGCAAAAGTACAAAAGCCCACTTgctctttttatcttttttgatCGACCCTTAGGGCAACTCCAACGTAGACGGCATAACGCCATTTTGCCGTCAAAATTTCACTTTTCATCTCCAACAAGACGCTATATGCAACGCTATTATAGTGTCTTCGTCATTTTTGATACAGTATCACACTAAATATAGTGTAGGTACTGTAGCGACgggataagtttttttttttttttttgattttcttttattgtttacataacttaattcattatatttacttttacaaaatagcaaataaaattcattaatatgTAATgtgatattaaatttattttttaataaatcttaatgtgatttctaaattttagttaatataaattattaattaataaaacatttaaaatgggattaaaatacataaaaatcatttaaaatacataaaattaccCAAATAAACACCAACCAAACATAAAAAGTGCATACAAGAAAATAGATTtgcagaaataaaaaaaatacataaatttgccaaaaaaaaaaaactggaaaacATTAGATTGACTAACATAATAATCTAAAAACCCGGAAAATTATTATCAGCTCCATCAAGATAATTATAATACGGGGTATAATCTTCTTGATCATTTGGTGACATTTGGTTTTCACCTTGAACTTGTTCTCTATGAGATGGTTGTCCTTCAGCTTGATCTCCTTGATATTGTGATGTTCGATATTGTGATCCATGATATTGGTATTGGACATCTTCTCCTTGTTCGTTAGATTGACTGGTTTGAGCTCGTTTTCTTATAATTTCTTGTTTCCGATTTTCGATATAAGCACGAGATGCAGGATCAGTTATAGAATTCAAATCTGcgaataatattttattctcttctttcatttttgcTACCTCGACCTTTTGCCTTTGAATTTCATTTCGTTCCGAATTACCTTTAGTTATAGCTTTGAGAAGTTTATCATTTTGCTCCATCAATTGTTTAAATTGTTCTTCAGATTGTAATTTTCTCTTAGCTTTCTTCACACCCATAGGTCTTGAAGATAAATTAGAAGTGCCTTCGTCAGAATTTATATTTAGATCAAATGAATTCATACCGGGGGATGGTGATGACTCAGGATCAACTGAAAATGATGGGGATGATGAAATATTACGACCTTCTTCGTGGAATGCACTAGGTGCATTACCGTtgttatttgtaaatttttccATGCCTTTGAGGATAGGCCAGACGTGGTCGAATTTGAAGCCTCTTTTATATTTGACATCTTGGGCTAATAACATCTTTGCTTGGttcaactaattaaataatGAGCAAAGATtaaataagttaatatatacaataaaattatgaaatataGTAAATAGAAAATCACATATACTCACAATGATCTTTGGATTTGGCATGCATATTTTGGTCTGCCGGGATCTAATAACGATATCAATGTTTTAGAGGCATCTCATCTTTTTGCTAATTTAGCAGAAGGAACTGCTCCACCGGCTAATTATGTTATTAATGGAAAACATTATAACATGGGTTATTATCTAGCTGATGGTATATATCCAAAATGGTCCACTCTTGTCCAAACAATTCACGATCCCCGTGgtcctaaaaaaaaattattcgcAATGAAACAAGAATCGTGTAGGAAAGACGTTGAACGTGCATTTGGAGTATTGCAGTCAAGATTTGCAATCGTGGCAGGACCATCACGAATGTGGAATAAAAAGGTATTACATGATATAATGACAACTTGTATCATAATGCATAATATGATCATAGAGGATGAACGTGATATCAATGCAACAATTGAAGAACAAGGTGAAGTTCCAAATGCAGAAGTTGAGATGACAAGTGGTGATGATGCTCAATTTCAAGAATTCTTATCTCGGCACTATAGAATCAAAGACCGAGATGCTCATTTTGAACTTCGAGATGCACTAATCGAACATTTGTGGGGTGAATATGGCAATTCTAATAATTAGTAAgatgtatcatattttttttatgcaaTGTAATTTCGTTTGTATGTTTTAGTTGTTTTAATTTCATATGTATTCTCATTTGtatgtttttagttattttaatttcgcttgtatgtttttttttattttaatttcatatgtaTTTCTAAAGTATTattctataattataattattgttttaaatttgttaatcttgttcttattaaaaatagttactTGTATATGTTATAAGAATAAtgagtattaaaatattaaatagttaagagaatctttttttaataatataataatagagaatattctttttagtGTGAtatttggtgttgtggttggagaTGAAAAGAAATTTGGTGCTAAAACTACACTAAAATGGTGTAGTTTCAACACTAAAATAGCGTAGTGGTTGGAGATGGCCTTATGAACTACATTCCAAAAACATTTGCGTTTTCAAAAGGTGAATTCTAGAAAAACAGCCATTGGCCTGACGACACGTGTGAGACGTGGAAAAATAGGCAAAAcgcttttttactttttcttcttgttgttgtgaAAATTTCGTTGTCGCTAATTATGATTACAACGCAGCATTCTGACGACTTGCTCCCTCTTACAGctagaccaccaccaccacctttcTCTCTCGCTTTACTTGTAAAGAAAAAGATAACACACTATTTTTCTTCTACTTATCCTTTTAGTTTACATAGATTTCTCCTCACATTCATACACCTAAatgaagaaaaaacataaagcTTGACTCCACCTAATTTATATTCTTGAAAATACAATAGCTTTTACAAGGCTATGATTGGTCAAAACCAAAAACGGTTGACCTCATATGATTTCCTGACTGGCGTACGAAACCAAAATAACTATCATTGATCTGTGTAAAGAACAATATGTTTGTTGAATGGTCATAACATTTTCACCATTCCACTTGATCTAGGCATGTTTAACCAGCATATTCAaactaaaaatgaataaaagtgGACAATGAGCAACTTCATCTTCCTATAAGTTGGCGTCATATCTATTTCCTTTTACTATATCTGTTGTTTTTTTTGACAGTTGTTAcacaactttttattttatttttaagttaataacTTTAAACATAAACGGTAATTACTTTGGAGAATGTATAATCATTATATAGTGTGACAGCTAAACTGCATACAAATGTAGAAAACGTACATACCATATTTTATAGCTGTTAAAAGTTAAGATAATTTTACACAACATAATTATCAAACAGAAGGCATAGTAGCTAgaatttttttacataaataatgGATCCCAATAATTAAATACTTAATACTATCACAAGCTTCACAGCCCATCGAATCCTATGCGCGTGTGAAAACCACGTTCCAATCACGAAGCTAAAATCTTCAGCTTCGttgtataaaaaaaacttattgaGACAAACCTTAAATTCCAAGTATGCCCTTGACAGCGAGacaccctctctctctctctccaactAAACATATCTGGaaattatttatactttatCTGGTAACCCATCAAATAAAGAGATATTAGTGACCAAAATAGACAActgaagaaaattaaaataagatttaGGAAACAATCTACAGAGTCACGGTTGTAAACGGTATGTATATATTTCTGAATCTTTCTTATATACAGAGTGCCATTTGTTGTAAATGGTATGTATATATTTCTGAATCTTTCTTATATACAGAGTGCCATTTAAATATAATGTCGACACGTGTCAGTCAGTGGTTCGGCTTTCAAGGGTAAGATTGTAAAAATACAATCGTCATCTCTCTTTAAGAATTTccagagcgagagagagagtgcTGAGAGAGAGGTGCTTCCCATAGCCATTCACGTCgagagaataagaagaagaagactgtggagagagagagagagagagagagagagagagagagagagagaggaaggagATGGAGGATATTCAGGAGGAAGAGAACGGTACGGACGTGGAGGTGCTGGGATCGAGCTTGACCATGGAGAAAGTGGCGGCTGCTAAGCAGTACATCGAGAATCACTACAAAGCTCAGAATAAGAACATCCAGGAGAGAAAAGAGAGGTACGAATCGTCGTGTTTTTGAGAGAGATTTGAGATTTGGAATTATCGTTTTTGGTTTGTGGAGACACTATTTAGGGCAAAATTAGTTGTGTGAGCTTTTGATTAGTCTCGTATATTGATGATAATCTGTTGTACTGTCAACGTTTTAGTCATTGGTGGATAGGGAAGGAGAATCCGGTTAAGTTCTGTGGCTTCTTTGCTTTGTGAAGCTACTAGGCACAGGCTTGTGGTTGTGTAACtggcatttttttgtttttttttgcagacgGTGGATCTTGGAAAGGAAGTTAGCTTCTTCTGGAGTGCCAAAGGAGGAGCAGATCAACATGATTAAAGATCTGGAGAGGAAAGAGACCGAGTTTATGAGGCTTAAAAGGAACAAGATAAGTGTTGATGACTTTGAGCTTTTGACAATCATCGGAAGAGGGGCTTTTGGTGAGGTTTGTACCACAAGATACTACCTGTGCCTTTTAGTTTCATTACACATTCTTGCAGTTGAAATATGAACACTATAGCCGGGATGCggtttttgtttggttcttttCGTAATGATTATGGTACGTCTAATCTCTCATAAATAACTTAATCTGACTTTTCAGGTTCGCTTATGTCGGGAGAAAAAGTCCGGAAATATTTATGCTATGAAGAAGTTAAAGAAATCTGAAATGGTCATGAAAGGACAGGTAAAGATTCGTAAATAGTTTGAACAGTGTGCCACTCTCTTGACTACTATTGTTTGCTGGAGCTTAAAGTTAGTCTTGTCTGTCATTATGTGTTTGATGGTAATAATATTTGGCATCGTCT contains these protein-coding regions:
- the LOC108818408 gene encoding peptidyl-prolyl cis-trans isomerase CYP57, whose product is MSTIYVLEPPTKGKVIVNTTHGPIDIELWPKEAPKSVRNFVQLCLEGYFDDTIFHRVIPGFLVQGGDPTGSGTGGESIYGGVFADEFHSRLRFNHRGIVAMANESSPNTNGSQFFFTLDKCDWLDKKHTIFGKVTGDSIFNLLRLGEIDTGKDDRPLDPAPKILSVEVLWNPFEDIVPRVLAKTSNAVAEVKEPPKKPVKKLNLLSFGEEAEEEEKELAAVKQKIKSSHDVLNDPRLLKAEATNTERNAPDSKELLSVREALGSKKESAQKEKSWPVSDPVGHSDDDDDDGDETKFDAKMRNQVLSRRKEMGDIPPKPTQKKKSSSVKAPEESTKRSDVESSEDEKPKMEKLSLKKKGIGSEAKAERLENGDADLQLYNASERARQLHKLKKRRMQGNEDAVLAKLEKFKQSISAKPFGSSSSEPGGGNIEEEDVSDWKKVKLKFAPEHGKSRKDDPDAYVVVDPLLEKGKEKFNRMQAKQKRKEREWSGKSLA
- the LOC108840464 gene encoding uncharacterized protein LOC108840464 → MLLAQDVKYKRGFKFDHVWPILKGMEKFTNNNGNAPSAFHEEGRNISSSPSFSVDPESSPSPGMNSFDLNINSDEGTSNLSSRPMGVKKAKRKLQSEEQFKQLMEQNDKLLKAITKGNSERNEIQRQKVEVAKMKEENKILFADLNSITDPASRAYIENRKQEIIRKRAQTSQSNEQGEDVQYQYHGSQYRTSQYQGDQAEGQPSHREQVQGENQMSPNDQEDYTPYYNYLDGADNNFPGF